A stretch of Sulfurimonas autotrophica DSM 16294 DNA encodes these proteins:
- a CDS encoding 4Fe-4S dicluster domain-containing protein, with product MAKDFSKTQWHGIEREEIPWFPTVDKVKCIGCELCFVTCGRDVYDMVLPDGKHRKAEVLHPYNCMVGCTTCASVCPTHAISFPSQEIVWQAEKEHKIFSVVHKEAKEKREKLQALQERNQQQSKPEKVTKQRVMIAGEFAEENFLKNLQEFIQDKAVDIVNLKLEVPTLKGLLENTPAHMEFEVTSTKQEDIADFLNELRGLVNKSGLVWVK from the coding sequence ATGGCAAAAGATTTCAGCAAAACGCAGTGGCACGGAATAGAGCGAGAAGAGATTCCATGGTTTCCAACGGTTGACAAGGTAAAGTGCATCGGTTGTGAGCTTTGTTTCGTGACTTGCGGAAGAGATGTTTACGATATGGTTTTGCCCGATGGTAAACATCGAAAGGCAGAAGTCTTGCACCCTTACAACTGCATGGTCGGATGCACAACATGTGCAAGTGTCTGCCCGACACATGCCATATCTTTTCCTTCACAAGAAATTGTCTGGCAGGCAGAAAAAGAACATAAAATCTTTTCAGTTGTCCACAAAGAGGCAAAAGAAAAAAGAGAAAAACTGCAGGCACTTCAAGAACGTAATCAACAACAGTCAAAACCTGAAAAAGTCACAAAACAAAGAGTAATGATAGCAGGAGAATTTGCAGAAGAGAACTTTCTGAAAAATCTTCAAGAGTTCATACAGGACAAAGCTGTTGATATAGTCAATTTAAAACTTGAAGTACCTACACTCAAAGGCTTGCTTGAAAATACTCCTGCTCATATGGAGTTTGAAGTCACATCGACAAAACAAGAGGATATAGCGGATTTTTTAAATGAATTAAGAGGTTTGGTTAATAAATCCGGTTTGGTTTGGGTAAAATAA
- a CDS encoding carboxymuconolactone decarboxylase family protein, with protein MQMPTPEQVLAQMEEKFGHEGVPNSIRLAMDVAPEMLVEQAMSSKMSMQSDTNALDPKTSLLVYFSAALGMKDQSCIDTLTYAALNAGVSKEELLSVVKIVRHAAFSGIVGAAEDVLKIIKEHEAK; from the coding sequence ATGCAAATGCCAACACCAGAACAAGTTTTAGCACAAATGGAAGAAAAGTTTGGACACGAGGGTGTTCCTAATTCAATTCGTCTCGCGATGGATGTAGCACCGGAAATGCTTGTAGAACAAGCTATGAGCTCTAAAATGAGTATGCAGAGTGATACAAATGCACTTGATCCAAAAACATCTCTTTTGGTCTATTTTTCTGCCGCACTTGGCATGAAAGATCAGTCATGTATCGATACTTTAACATATGCTGCATTAAATGCCGGTGTTTCTAAAGAAGAACTGCTCTCAGTTGTTAAAATAGTGAGACACGCTGCGTTTAGCGGTATTGTCGGTGCTGCGGAAGATGTTCTTAAAATCATCAAGGAACATGAAGCTAAATAA
- a CDS encoding DUF4282 domain-containing protein, which translates to MWDFLTFNSFITQDVLLFFYYIGALVIPITLYYFRDYLMKNFSLFKTVNDKVKDFYISLSATEQKVFWITFITLFLCMELCWRMIFEAMIGYFDMHDYLYEISKKM; encoded by the coding sequence ATGTGGGACTTTTTAACTTTTAACAGTTTTATTACGCAGGATGTATTGTTATTTTTTTATTATATCGGAGCACTTGTGATTCCGATTACTTTGTATTATTTTAGAGATTATCTTATGAAGAATTTTTCTCTTTTCAAAACTGTGAATGACAAAGTAAAAGATTTTTATATTTCACTGAGCGCTACAGAACAAAAAGTGTTTTGGATAACTTTTATAACGCTCTTTCTTTGTATGGAACTTTGTTGGCGCATGATTTTTGAAGCGATGATAGGTTATTTTGATATGCATGATTATTTATATGAAATTTCAAAGAAAATGTAA
- a CDS encoding NAD(P)/FAD-dependent oxidoreductase yields the protein MKKVVILGAGFAGLHIFYKIRHLIGKKIDVTVIDSRSHSLLKPSLPEVAFEGAPISHSLVELKHTLESRGAEFIQDEVVSIDEKNNSLSLKSGESVGYDYLMVTLGALKDYDAIKGFREYGYSVCDDEQAQRLWERVKTFEGGKVVTGAAKSTWGTRVDAPPLSAPCEGPIGEIMFMLDYYLDKDKGKKRAEDYSINVFTPGEVFFEDVGDTPREAIGKFMKEYQMNLSNNKELTEIGKDFVAFEDGTKMDCDLAIIIPPYSAPQVLKDSNIGDEKGFIPTDKTMRHLDFDNIFAAGDITALAQPKLGHVAIIQGGIAAASLMKELGEDVEIPPHDLSVFCIMNMGGHNTTLIESNVLYGGNVDIGFYSPIAKMMKWGFDNYLYYNKGHMPPDLALEATDKLIKLL from the coding sequence ATGAAAAAAGTAGTTATTTTAGGTGCAGGGTTTGCAGGATTACATATCTTTTATAAAATCCGTCATCTTATCGGTAAAAAAATAGATGTAACAGTTATTGACTCACGTTCTCATTCACTTTTAAAGCCTTCTTTGCCTGAGGTTGCGTTTGAAGGTGCGCCGATTTCTCACTCTTTGGTAGAGTTGAAGCATACACTTGAGAGTCGCGGAGCTGAGTTCATTCAGGATGAAGTTGTCAGTATTGATGAAAAAAACAATTCTTTATCACTAAAAAGCGGAGAAAGTGTCGGGTATGATTATCTGATGGTAACACTCGGTGCACTTAAAGACTATGACGCCATCAAAGGTTTTAGAGAATATGGATATTCTGTTTGTGATGATGAACAGGCACAAAGACTTTGGGAAAGAGTAAAAACCTTTGAAGGCGGAAAAGTAGTTACCGGTGCTGCAAAAAGTACCTGGGGAACACGTGTCGATGCACCACCGCTTAGCGCACCTTGTGAAGGTCCTATTGGCGAGATTATGTTCATGCTTGATTACTATCTTGACAAAGATAAAGGCAAAAAAAGAGCCGAGGATTACAGTATAAATGTTTTTACTCCTGGAGAAGTGTTTTTTGAAGATGTAGGCGATACCCCGCGTGAAGCTATTGGCAAGTTTATGAAAGAGTATCAAATGAACTTGTCAAACAATAAAGAATTGACGGAAATAGGCAAGGATTTTGTAGCTTTTGAAGATGGTACGAAAATGGATTGTGATTTGGCAATTATTATTCCGCCGTATTCTGCGCCACAAGTTTTAAAAGATTCAAATATCGGCGATGAAAAAGGTTTTATCCCAACAGATAAAACAATGCGTCATTTAGACTTTGACAATATTTTTGCAGCAGGAGACATTACAGCGCTTGCTCAACCAAAACTTGGACATGTTGCCATTATACAAGGCGGTATAGCAGCTGCGAGCTTGATGAAAGAACTTGGCGAAGATGTAGAGATTCCTCCGCATGATTTATCTGTCTTTTGTATTATGAATATGGGCGGGCATAATACAACACTCATAGAATCGAATGTTTTATATGGCGGAAATGTCGATATTGGTTTTTACTCACCGATTGCAAAAATGATGAAATGGGGATTTGATAATTATCTCTATTATAATAAAGGGCATATGCCACCGGATCTTGCGCTTGAGGCAACAGATAAACTGATAAAATTACTTTAA
- a CDS encoding sulfite exporter TauE/SafE family protein yields the protein MEYYVIYFFLTLALSTLFSMGGVGSAIGLVPIFSMMGMPLNLAKAIGLFINSASTITASIMNFFRGVLDVGFAIPLIVSIMIATPVGAWMSQYVQKEIVEWVLVAFLVVSALLLIFSNREQKVVYDKAWILYVIGGTVGLISGTIGVGGGSLIMPLLILLGFDAKKAAYAISFVIPFSTLGAFATYLSFVHMDWILLGVVTVAAIIGGYLGDRIMHYRLTPSQVKKLIAVVLLLLAAKMIYKLIGV from the coding sequence ATGGAATATTATGTCATATACTTTTTCTTGACATTGGCACTCTCTACACTCTTTTCTATGGGTGGCGTAGGCTCAGCCATAGGGCTTGTTCCTATATTTTCAATGATGGGTATGCCCTTAAATCTGGCAAAAGCCATAGGATTGTTCATAAACTCCGCTTCAACGATCACTGCATCAATTATGAACTTTTTTCGCGGTGTTTTGGATGTTGGTTTTGCGATTCCCCTGATCGTTTCCATTATGATAGCAACGCCTGTAGGTGCATGGATGAGTCAGTATGTGCAAAAAGAGATTGTGGAGTGGGTACTTGTTGCATTTTTGGTTGTAAGTGCCTTATTGCTGATATTTTCAAACAGAGAACAAAAAGTGGTCTATGACAAGGCATGGATTCTTTATGTTATAGGTGGAACTGTTGGGCTTATTTCAGGAACTATTGGTGTCGGTGGCGGTTCACTCATTATGCCGCTTTTGATTCTTTTGGGTTTTGATGCGAAAAAAGCTGCCTATGCCATCAGTTTTGTGATTCCATTTTCAACTCTTGGTGCATTTGCGACATATCTTAGTTTTGTACACATGGACTGGATTCTTTTAGGTGTCGTGACAGTGGCGGCAATCATAGGCGGCTACCTGGGTGACAGAATTATGCACTACCGTTTAACACCTTCGCAGGTAAAAAAATTGATTGCAGTCGTATTGTTGCTGCTTGCAGCAAAAATGATCTATAAACTTATAGGAGTGTAA
- a CDS encoding rhodanese-like domain-containing protein has product MKSKVEEFDKYLRSFDYQERKDMKIKRDELFERYAKGELQIIDIRFNEEYEAWHIGFGDHIPLNELPDRLDEIDKSKTIVTMCPHYDRAEIARLYLKLQGFDAKYLTDGMLGLVEGLRGDKARDYMKKLKD; this is encoded by the coding sequence ATGAAAAGTAAAGTAGAAGAGTTCGATAAATATCTTAGAAGTTTTGATTATCAAGAACGAAAAGATATGAAAATAAAGCGTGATGAGCTTTTTGAGAGATATGCAAAAGGCGAATTGCAAATAATAGATATTCGGTTCAATGAAGAGTATGAAGCATGGCATATAGGATTTGGCGATCATATACCACTCAATGAGCTGCCGGATAGACTCGATGAGATAGATAAAAGCAAAACCATAGTAACGATGTGTCCTCATTACGACCGTGCTGAAATAGCACGCCTTTATTTAAAACTGCAGGGCTTTGATGCAAAATATCTCACAGATGGAATGTTAGGGCTAGTTGAAGGTTTACGTGGTGATAAAGCACGCGATTATATGAAAAAATTAAAAGACTAA
- a CDS encoding cation:proton antiporter — MLEVFSAILLIILVSKFLEDKTKVPFVLIVIILAYIADTFLDLSTLGNNFEEIIYLMLPIILIPDVLGLSRSELKENAGDIFYLAFVAVIVSIALAVGATFYVDTKYHFSLFELLIVFTPLMATDVISVSAIFAKFKLPQKLKLYAEGESLFNDITAMLIFFFIALPILHGDNLDFATLTQTTIYTVVISAVIGVVMGLVGYYSFKISQNSFEEFLSIYVMASMAFLVADKMQLSGILSVVISVLLFKFLFDKEGHYKKRNYNAIIKHLNTPSSLESSFRAYKKEAYYLGQFANAVIFIAIANVIDLDLLLKYKVEILYVFTLTTIIRYIVIVPLVKYRKLSLLWNNILTLSGMKGGLALIMIVSLSDNFVYKEMFLAVVLGVVILSIFFYTIVLMAYLYTNKDKLISDTAKEHHLEIKNVQDLLQKEQLSKAYNEMAFEDIVEKEIQRAQRYKYDFSLMAFQTDALTAHQIYKKLVRKSDYFGKINAQTYAILLTHNDVDNSLEFANKIKEHFTCIEHIAIAQYTTGDSVEMLFDKLYAALSDDKAVDVEI; from the coding sequence GTGCTCGAAGTTTTTTCTGCTATATTATTGATTATTTTAGTATCAAAATTTCTTGAAGATAAAACAAAAGTACCTTTTGTACTGATTGTTATTATCTTGGCATATATTGCAGATACATTTTTAGATTTGAGTACATTAGGAAATAATTTTGAAGAGATTATTTACCTGATGCTTCCTATCATCCTCATCCCTGATGTTTTGGGACTCTCACGCAGTGAATTAAAAGAGAATGCAGGTGATATCTTTTATCTGGCATTTGTAGCTGTTATTGTTTCTATCGCTCTAGCCGTTGGTGCGACATTTTATGTTGATACTAAATACCATTTTTCTCTCTTTGAGTTGCTGATTGTCTTTACCCCTTTAATGGCAACGGATGTTATCTCTGTGAGTGCAATCTTCGCAAAGTTCAAACTCCCTCAAAAATTAAAGTTATATGCTGAAGGTGAAAGTCTTTTTAACGATATTACGGCAATGCTTATTTTCTTTTTTATCGCATTACCGATCTTACACGGGGATAATTTAGATTTTGCTACGCTTACACAGACAACAATTTATACAGTTGTTATTTCTGCTGTTATCGGTGTCGTGATGGGACTGGTTGGATACTACAGTTTTAAAATATCACAAAACAGTTTTGAAGAGTTTTTATCTATCTATGTAATGGCATCTATGGCTTTTTTAGTAGCCGATAAAATGCAGCTCTCGGGAATTTTATCTGTTGTCATATCTGTACTGCTTTTTAAATTTTTGTTCGATAAAGAAGGGCATTACAAGAAACGAAACTACAATGCGATCATTAAACATCTCAATACTCCAAGCAGCTTGGAGAGCTCTTTTCGTGCCTATAAAAAAGAAGCTTATTATTTGGGCCAATTTGCCAATGCTGTCATCTTCATAGCTATTGCAAATGTTATAGATTTGGATCTGCTCTTAAAATATAAGGTCGAAATTTTATATGTCTTTACTTTAACAACAATTATACGTTATATCGTTATTGTTCCTCTAGTGAAATACCGAAAACTTTCATTACTCTGGAACAATATTTTGACACTCTCTGGTATGAAAGGCGGGCTCGCACTTATTATGATAGTCTCTTTGAGTGATAATTTCGTTTATAAAGAGATGTTCTTGGCGGTTGTTCTGGGCGTTGTTATCTTGTCAATTTTCTTTTATACTATAGTTTTGATGGCATATCTTTATACAAATAAAGACAAGCTTATTTCTGATACGGCAAAAGAACATCATCTTGAGATAAAAAATGTGCAGGATTTACTCCAAAAAGAACAACTCTCAAAAGCATATAATGAGATGGCTTTTGAAGATATTGTAGAAAAAGAGATTCAACGTGCACAACGTTATAAATATGATTTTTCGCTGATGGCGTTTCAAACAGATGCTTTAACTGCACATCAAATTTATAAAAAGCTTGTCAGAAAAAGTGACTATTTTGGAAAAATAAATGCGCAAACCTATGCTATCTTATTAACTCATAATGATGTTGATAACTCTTTGGAATTTGCAAATAAAATAAAAGAGCATTTTACATGTATAGAGCATATTGCTATTGCCCAGTATACAACTGGTGACAGTGTTGAGATGTTGTTTGACAAACTATATGCAGCATTATCGGATGATAAAGCGGTTGATGTAGAGATATAA
- a CDS encoding FeoA family protein, with protein MNVTDLKPNQKAIIKHIGDLGDLSHRLVELGITCGEIIKLVRVAPLGNPLEVKVHDERIVMRKEDAKKIEVEEL; from the coding sequence ATGAATGTAACTGATTTAAAGCCAAATCAAAAAGCAATTATTAAACATATAGGCGATTTGGGAGATTTAAGCCATAGACTAGTGGAGCTTGGCATTACGTGCGGAGAAATTATCAAACTTGTCAGAGTAGCACCTTTGGGTAATCCTTTGGAGGTGAAAGTTCACGATGAGAGAATAGTTATGCGAAAAGAGGATGCAAAAAAAATAGAGGTAGAAGAGCTGTGA
- a CDS encoding rhodanese-like domain-containing protein, with protein MNELARKIVPSEMNNMRIEIEDFVSLYNEGKCELVDVRVPFETAVWQVNFGLKIPANELPERLNELPKDKLIVVACPKTDRSNMARTYLASEGFEVKYLVGGLLGLMDALKGGKAKGIKL; from the coding sequence ATGAATGAATTAGCAAGAAAAATAGTACCGAGTGAAATGAACAATATGCGTATAGAGATTGAAGATTTTGTCTCTTTATATAATGAAGGGAAATGTGAACTTGTTGATGTTCGTGTGCCTTTTGAAACAGCAGTATGGCAAGTGAATTTTGGATTAAAAATTCCGGCAAACGAATTACCTGAGAGATTAAATGAACTGCCAAAAGACAAGCTTATTGTCGTAGCTTGCCCAAAGACTGACCGCTCTAATATGGCACGAACTTATCTTGCAAGTGAAGGTTTTGAAGTGAAGTATCTTGTAGGCGGGCTGTTAGGCTTGATGGATGCACTCAAAGGCGGAAAAGCAAAAGGGATAAAACTCTAA
- a CDS encoding FmdE family protein, with amino-acid sequence MKTTLTKVVLGTILTGTLAFGGNPLYEKAGTINIVDHKAMVAGSKAPGHDNFKISLEDTGIITGHICGCTTAAFIITKNALKKLYPNTTPLRRGVNVEMSTYNMDIVDAITYLTGTRFNRAQTNYDFIIDPNLQGKKGTITIKFTRKDNKKSVTAVIDRMKILSKEEAKVIQTIKPKVGQHKATKQEIMKLAKIQQEVVKKIITNLPQGSISYSSK; translated from the coding sequence ATGAAAACAACATTAACAAAAGTAGTTCTAGGAACAATTTTAACAGGTACATTGGCATTTGGAGGAAATCCACTCTATGAAAAAGCAGGTACTATTAATATTGTTGACCATAAGGCAATGGTAGCAGGCTCAAAAGCACCGGGACATGATAACTTTAAGATATCTCTTGAAGATACAGGAATTATTACAGGACATATCTGTGGATGTACAACAGCTGCGTTTATTATCACTAAAAATGCACTTAAAAAACTCTACCCAAACACTACACCACTAAGACGCGGTGTTAATGTAGAGATGTCAACTTACAATATGGATATAGTTGATGCTATTACATATCTTACAGGAACAAGATTTAATCGTGCACAAACTAATTATGACTTTATTATAGATCCAAACCTACAAGGTAAAAAAGGAACTATCACTATTAAGTTTACAAGAAAAGATAATAAAAAAAGCGTGACTGCAGTTATAGACAGAATGAAAATATTATCTAAAGAAGAAGCAAAAGTAATCCAAACTATTAAACCAAAAGTAGGGCAACATAAAGCTACAAAACAAGAGATAATGAAACTTGCTAAAATACAGCAAGAGGTTGTGAAAAAAATAATTACAAATTTACCTCAAGGTTCTATATCATATAGCTCTAAGTAA
- the feoB gene encoding ferrous iron transport protein B, translating into MNIAFIGNPNTGKTALINAIAKSDLEVGNWPGVTVEKKEAHFKYENQEINLIDLPGIYTLTPYSLEEKVTVDYLLDNSIDGIINVLDATNLRRNLYLTLSLIDIQKPMVLALNMFDDFKKRGYEVDTKKLSDILGVKIVPTIASKKIGSQKVLESTVETITDNNLPKIQPLQHHIEKEIVFMEHKLQMIDNFNYSPRAFAIKLLEDDNFIKSLQLNESFKNVIEFTKEARKRIEAHTQLPIKTIISNSRYSLIDKILDEVLSKPLMDKVVLSEKIDRIILNKYLAFPIFILVMYMMFDFTFSLSMPLVDWMNNFFTDFIAKYITIVLYDSPEWVKGLVVDGVLNGVGLLLSFLPLLFFLYLFMAILEESGYMSRVSFLLDALAKKLGVKGNAFISMIIGFGCNVPAVYGTRVLTTKRERVITTLMIPFMSCSGRLPIYALFVAIFFKENQALTVLSIYLLGIIAAFLVGFIANKLLPKQQEKPFFLELATYHMPNINSIWILMKPKLIDFIFKAGKFIILASVILWVVISLPLNSTPQTSYLAKGAKTITPIFKPLGFGEHWELVAVLIPGTLAKEVVVGSLGTIYGIESQNKMTEEKADIKNDIRSQMILLKNALRESIFNVVKIKPAITSDEHVASKLQEVIKSQFSSKAAAYSYMIFILLYIPCISTMAAIQQEFGNAFMIFEIMFLPLFAYTVSFVFYQVMLLFA; encoded by the coding sequence GTGAACATTGCTTTCATTGGAAATCCAAATACAGGAAAAACTGCACTCATTAATGCCATTGCAAAAAGTGATCTTGAAGTTGGAAATTGGCCAGGTGTGACGGTTGAGAAAAAAGAAGCGCATTTCAAGTATGAAAATCAAGAAATAAATCTTATAGATTTACCGGGAATTTATACGCTGACACCCTATTCTCTTGAAGAAAAAGTTACAGTAGACTATTTGCTGGATAACAGTATTGATGGAATTATCAATGTTCTGGATGCAACGAATTTAAGAAGGAATCTTTACCTAACACTTTCTCTCATAGATATACAAAAACCAATGGTTTTAGCACTTAATATGTTTGATGATTTTAAAAAAAGAGGCTATGAAGTAGATACTAAAAAACTCTCAGATATTTTGGGTGTCAAAATTGTTCCGACTATTGCTTCAAAAAAGATTGGCTCACAAAAAGTGCTTGAGAGTACAGTTGAAACTATTACAGATAATAATTTACCAAAAATACAACCGCTGCAGCACCATATAGAAAAAGAAATAGTCTTTATGGAGCATAAACTCCAGATGATTGATAATTTTAATTACTCGCCCAGAGCTTTTGCTATAAAACTTCTTGAAGATGATAATTTTATAAAATCTTTGCAACTTAATGAATCATTTAAAAATGTAATTGAATTTACAAAAGAGGCAAGAAAACGGATAGAAGCACATACACAACTTCCAATAAAAACAATTATATCCAACTCAAGATACTCCTTGATAGATAAAATTTTGGATGAGGTCTTGAGTAAACCGTTAATGGATAAAGTGGTATTAAGCGAAAAGATTGATAGAATAATTTTAAATAAATATTTGGCATTTCCTATTTTTATACTTGTAATGTATATGATGTTTGATTTTACTTTCTCATTGAGTATGCCGCTTGTAGATTGGATGAATAATTTTTTTACAGATTTTATAGCAAAATATATAACGATAGTGCTTTATGATTCTCCTGAGTGGGTGAAAGGGCTGGTTGTTGACGGTGTGCTTAACGGTGTGGGATTACTGCTCTCCTTTTTACCTTTACTCTTCTTTTTATATCTTTTTATGGCAATACTTGAAGAGAGCGGGTATATGTCTCGAGTGAGTTTTTTGCTTGATGCTCTGGCAAAAAAACTGGGAGTCAAAGGAAATGCTTTTATCTCAATGATTATTGGTTTTGGGTGTAATGTCCCCGCAGTTTATGGTACACGGGTATTGACAACGAAAAGAGAAAGAGTTATCACAACACTTATGATACCCTTTATGAGTTGTAGTGGCCGTTTGCCTATTTATGCCCTTTTTGTTGCTATCTTTTTTAAGGAAAATCAGGCTCTAACAGTACTTTCTATTTATCTACTTGGTATTATTGCTGCATTTTTAGTTGGCTTTATTGCAAACAAACTACTGCCAAAGCAACAAGAAAAACCGTTTTTCTTGGAACTTGCAACATATCATATGCCAAATATTAACTCTATTTGGATTTTGATGAAACCAAAGCTTATAGATTTTATTTTTAAAGCCGGAAAGTTTATCATTTTGGCTTCTGTCATACTCTGGGTAGTCATAAGTCTGCCTCTTAATTCAACGCCACAAACATCATATCTTGCAAAAGGCGCAAAAACAATTACCCCAATTTTCAAACCTTTGGGCTTTGGTGAGCACTGGGAACTTGTAGCAGTTTTAATCCCGGGAACACTAGCAAAAGAGGTTGTGGTAGGTTCTTTGGGAACTATATATGGGATAGAATCGCAAAATAAAATGACAGAAGAAAAAGCAGATATTAAAAACGACATAAGAAGTCAAATGATACTTTTGAAAAATGCTTTGAGAGAATCTATATTTAATGTCGTAAAAATAAAACCAGCAATAACATCTGATGAACATGTGGCTTCAAAACTGCAAGAAGTGATAAAATCACAATTTTCTTCCAAGGCTGCAGCCTATAGTTATATGATATTTATACTGCTTTATATTCCATGTATATCCACCATGGCAGCAATACAACAAGAATTTGGAAATGCTTTTATGATATTTGAAATTATGTTCCTCCCTTTATTTGCATATACCGTGTCATTTGTATTTTATCAAGTTATGTTATTATTTGCTTAG